One Candidatus Cetobacterium colombiensis genomic window carries:
- a CDS encoding phosphatase PAP2 family protein — MNKYLENCKKYSNGVLLLAIIGIIFLVYFIILLFFRRKELIKFKFKLEKIDYFIFLIWIILLIFIIFFFDNTVAFDISNKYPKGILSHYSKLNIELTSIFKFISYLGEPNYVALVISPIFLYAKWKKNKNLENTILATIFIMLIGSIISTVFKVFFMRSRPFQEWNNLGFYLIEDVFENEIPFKGKYMSFPSGHTMVAFCSYCFLAFMSKKNWQKFFLFSLAILIGLSRIYLSAHWASDVIASAGIAIFLAKKYSESLKNDL, encoded by the coding sequence TTGAATAAATATCTTGAAAATTGTAAAAAATATAGTAACGGAGTTCTATTGTTAGCAATTATAGGAATTATTTTTTTAGTATATTTTATAATATTACTTTTTTTTAGAAGAAAAGAATTAATCAAATTCAAATTTAAATTAGAAAAAATAGACTATTTTATATTTTTAATTTGGATTATCTTGTTAATTTTTATTATTTTTTTCTTTGATAACACTGTCGCTTTTGATATTTCTAATAAATATCCAAAAGGAATTTTATCACATTATTCTAAACTAAATATTGAACTTACTAGTATATTTAAATTTATATCATATTTAGGAGAACCAAATTACGTTGCTTTAGTTATTTCACCCATATTTTTATATGCCAAGTGGAAAAAAAATAAAAATCTTGAAAATACAATTTTGGCAACAATTTTTATTATGCTTATAGGATCTATCATATCTACAGTTTTTAAAGTATTTTTTATGAGAAGCAGGCCTTTTCAAGAATGGAATAATTTAGGATTTTACCTAATTGAAGATGTTTTTGAAAATGAAATACCATTTAAAGGAAAATATATGTCATTTCCATCTGGCCATACAATGGTCGCATTTTGTAGTTACTGTTTTTTGGCTTTTATGAGTAAAAAAAATTGGCAAAAATTTTTTCTTTTTTCTCTAGCTATTTTGATTGGATTATCACGAATTTATTTATCCGCTCACTGGGCTAGCGATGTTATTGCAAGTGCTGGAATTGCTATTTTTTTAGCAAAAAAATATTCTGAAAGTTTAAAAAATGATTTATGA